Proteins encoded by one window of Melanotaenia boesemani isolate fMelBoe1 chromosome 10, fMelBoe1.pri, whole genome shotgun sequence:
- the fbxl22 gene encoding F-box and leucine-rich protein 22, producing MHLAQLNRECLLHLFSFLDKDSRRSLSLTCHRLREVFLDPCLWNLLHFSSPCELRKDNFVLGPSLRYLMICWYSSRVLQVCNIENWLKSSFQKDICSKHESLVSTFLARVCHMCPNLLSLTLSGCAHITDQDVISVLQSCKKLRNLHLENCVRITDCSLQGVATHGTSLKVVKVDFCRNITQAGLQDCKNIRPAIQLSAERSAGMIPDSKPEEKVQLRRTLQKVLQFS from the exons ATGCATCTTGCTCAACTCAACCGTGAGTGTCTCCTCCACCTTTTCTCCTTCCTGGACAAGGACAGCCGGAGGAGTTTGTCCCTTACCTGTCATCGGCTGCGTGAGGTCTTCCTGGACCCCTGCCTCTGGAATCTTCTTCACTTCAGTTCCCCTTGTGAGCTTAGAAAGGACAACTTTGTGCTGGGACCCTCACTGCGTTACTTGATGATTTGCTGGTACTCCAGCAGGGTCCTGCAGGTGTGCAACATTGAGAACTGGTTGAAGAGCTCGTTTCAGAAGGACATCTGCAGTAAACATGAGAGCCTGGTCAGCACTTTCCTGGCCCGTGTCTGCCacat GTGTCCCAACCTGCTCTCACTAACCCTGTCTGGCTGCGCACACATCACTGACCAGGATGTGATCTCtgtgctgcagagctgcaaaAAGCTGCGCAACCTCCATCTAGAAAACTGCGTCCGCATCACCGATTGCAGCCTGCAGGGTGTGGCGACACATGGCACCAGTCTGAAGGTGGTGAAGGTGGACTTCTGCAGGAACATCACACAAGCTGGGCTGCAGGACTGCAAGAATATAAGACCAGCCATCCAGCTGAGTGCAGAAAGAAGTGCTGGCATGATCCCAGACAGCAAACCAGAGGAGAAGGTGCAGCTCAGGAGGACACTGCAGAAAGTCCTGCAGTTTTCCTGA